In Plasmodium coatneyi strain Hackeri chromosome 5, complete sequence, a genomic segment contains:
- a CDS encoding KIR-like protein: MSSDQHLSELPSWINFYNEFEKGTTEECGSGSTSGSVDKIGQKVNIVLNTFRGGEFPIIKDYLNGIIKGVCYVDDMYKENKDPFNNKRCWFLYFWIGHKLYKHPIEAQIKSNLNAICTYIKQEYAKHGCNLICTHNLEKEPFTNRKTLFEFLYDYTALRTLLWNIKSVDVDKCKKYLDGARAAYEAVKRNCTTPISDSYCTQFWNEHKDAIDKELTDLKNAQENIAQREQLAERKAQSISSQLSNATDQANKASSLSSAFGTIAAIELPAILLLLYKYKPWSSWFGKHSSGNGRSERTNRRRRSAGPDFDTLTEASTVDFTTSSETGSIIDDSTVRPVAYIGQPKGRNNNAGRHGMVGYQNM; the protein is encoded by the exons GATCAGCATTTAAGCGAATTACCTTCATGGATTAATTTCTATAATGAATTCGAAAAAGGAACCACAGAAGAATGTGGAAGTGGAAGCACCAGTGGCAGTGTAGATAAAATAGGGCAAAAGGTAAATATCGTTCTGAATACATTTCGCGGTGGAGAATTTCCTATTATTAAGGACTACCTTAATGGAATTATAAAGGGAGTGTGTTATGTGGACGACATGTataaggaaaataaggaTCCGTTCAATAATAAACGCTGTTGGTTTCTATACTTTTGGATAGGGCACAAATTATATAAGCACCCTATAGAAGCCCAAATCAAGAGCAACCTAAATGctatttgtacatatataaaacaaGAATATGCGAAACATGGATGTAATCTCATTTGCACTCATAATCTTGAAAAGGAACCTTTCACTAATAGGAAAACACTATTCGAATTCCTGTACGATTACACTGCTTTACGAACACTCTTATGGAATATTAAGTCCGTGGACGTTGATAAGTGTAAAAAGTACTTGGACGGAGCCCGTGCAGCATATGAAGCTGTGAAGAGAAATTGTACAACCCCCATTAGCGATTCTTACTGTACGCAATTTTGGAATGAACATAAGGACGCCATTGATAAGGAACTAACAGacttaaaaaatgcacaagaAAATATAGCGCAGAGAGAACAGCTCGCAGAACGAAAAGCACAATCCATATCATCCCAATTAAGCAACGCCACCGATCAAGCAAATaaagcttcttctctttcttctgcttttggtacCATAGCAGCAATAGAATTACCAGcgattcttctccttttataCAAG tataaaccatggtcttcttggtttgggaagcactcttctggaaatggaaggagcgaAAGAACCAACAGGAGAAGAAGATCAGCAGGGCCTGACTTTGACACATTAACGGAAGCTTCAACAGTGGATTTCACAACAAGTTCAGAAACAGGTTCCATAATAGACGATTCTACCGTTCGTCCTGTCGCCTACATAGGACAacccaaaggaagaaacaataaTGCGGGGCGTCACGGAatggtaggttatcagaacatgtag
- a CDS encoding KIR protein gives MPEPTKGTGTLTGGDLSRLLSKQTYGQFNAGGGSHGSTSCPWLEDKETEVKSILEDRGILENRGDAEDYAKKIIGAYCDASTMDGKKPYGTWCQFFYYWLGDLLSNQLHVASPFDTLKKIYEELENVSVQGACKNINENINEEIFPQVKIHFDYKQDYETLQSQLGNGVSGVVVVSDGGTKTCDSTYHKHLEAITKACEAVVADCGERGPKKSGSYCGPLQAAAAASTDGAAGEYCSTEKLDILTCKEVRSKPQVEEPVAHSAAGIAGSTPAAGNHVTAPIVSSTLSILGLPAAAFFLYKYTSLPSWIRNNIFGINNRKRRRSIGRNLDTEMKNFTDYSTEYTTDSSTIADSMTEEESIIYNRRPLPRRAGNDNARQKRNVAYHRI, from the exons ATGCCCGAACCGACAAAAGGAACAGGAACACTAACG GGAGGAGATTTAAGTAGGTTACTCTCAAAACAAACATATGGTCAATTTAACGCAGGAGGGGGGAGTCATGGTAGCACATCCTGTCCTTGGTTGGAAGATAAGGAGACTGAAGTAAAAAGTATATTGGAAGACCGTGGTATATTGGAAAACCGTGGGGATGCTGAAGATTATGCAAAGAAGATAATAGGTGCCTACTGTGATGCATCCACCATGGATGGCAAGAAACCCTATGGAACATggtgtcaatttttttattactggttAGGGGATCTACTATCTAATCAATTGCATGTTGCATCCCCTTTCGACACCTTGAAAAAGATCTACGAAGAATTAGAAAATGTTTCTGTTCAAGGGgcttgtaaaaatataaacgaaAATATTAACGAAGAAATTTTCCCCCAAGTAAAAATACATTTCGACTACAAACAGGACTATGAAACTTTACAATCACAGTTAGGGAATGGTGTTAgtggtgttgttgttgttagtgATGGTGGTACAAAGACTTGTGATTCAACCTATCACAAACATCTAGAGGCCATTACTAAAGCATGCGAAGCAGTAGTCGCAGATTGCGGGGAAAGGGGGCCAAAGAAGAGTGGTTCCTATTGTGGCCCGCTTCAAGCAGCAGCGGCAGCGAGCACGGACGGAGCAGCTGGAGAATACTGTAGCACAGAGAAGCTGGACATACTAACATGTAAAGAAGTACGATCTAAACCACAAGTGGAGGAACCTGTAGCACATAGTGCAGCGGGAATAGCTGGTTCTACACCCGCCGCAGGGAACCATGTTACCGCTCCTATTGTCTCTTCCACATTGTCTATACtaggattaccagcagctgccttttttttatataag tacacttccttaccttcctgGATAAGGAACAACATCTTCGGAATTAATaataggaaaagaagaagatccatCGGACGGAACTTGGACacggaaatgaaaaatttcacTGATTATTCCACCGAATACACGACAGATAGTTCAACTATAGCAGATTCCATGACAGAAGAGGAATCTATCATATACAATAGGAGACCACTACCCAGAAGAGCAGGAAATGATAATGCACGACAGAAGAGGAATGTAGCTTATCATCGCATATAA
- a CDS encoding SICA antigen, with protein sequence MMVLGVEEEDGEEDEEEEELEEELEEEQDEVKEVEKDKEEKEEPVTAEEDNPSDEEAAAAPAADSPQEPAPAQYFGMLRKTRKSYRRTPKALGPTLEQQIVDHVDPVDPHEYYIVKERKPRSTPKTRRKRECPGRCRGVGRRRMIIDIHLEVLNECQKSDLHSTKENFFEILVQEFMGSDFIKEENVLNECVPKEQVPGSDSGFREERLSS encoded by the exons ATgatggtgttaggggtggaag AGGAGGACGGtgaagaagacgaagaagaagaggaactaGAAGAGGAACTAGAAGAGGAACAAGatgaagtgaaggaagtggagaaggataaggaagaaaaggaagaaccag TTACAGCAGAAGAAGATAACCCCTCAGATGAAGAAGCAGCTGCTGCTCCTGCTGCAGATAGTCCTCAAGAACCTGCTCCTGCTCAG tactttggaatgcttcgtaagACAAGAAAAAGTTACAGAAGAACTCCTAAAGCACTTGGTCCAAccttagaacagcagattgttgaccatgtggaccCGGTTGATCCACatgaatattacattgtaaaggaacgcaaacctcgttctacgcctaaaacaaggaggaaaagggaatGTCCCGGCCGTTGTCGTGGTGTTGGTCGTCGTCgtatgattattgatattcatttagaagtcttaaacgaatgtcaaaaaagcgatctgcattcgacgaaagaaaacttttttgaaattttggttcaagaatttatgggaagcgatttcataaaagaagaaaatgttcttaatgaatgtgttcctaaggaacaggttccaggttcagattccgggtttagggaggaaagactttcttcctaa